Proteins co-encoded in one Octopus sinensis linkage group LG6, ASM634580v1, whole genome shotgun sequence genomic window:
- the LOC115212846 gene encoding uncharacterized protein LOC115212846, producing MSLNDELIDKGYNIYMDNWFSSSDLFQENKCLWDGPRFQEEHAPPSLKAETNLRKENLHTDSGLLALVWRDRKSVTMLNTMHSAAMSETGKRNRAGDPIIKPDVVLDYNRAMSGVDRSDQLATTHKSAQRFGKWYKKVFLYLVYMALMNTHLICVANAGWRSNLIRISRGFDK from the coding sequence ATGTCATTGAATGACGAACTGATAGACAAAGGGTATAACATTTATATGGATAACTGGTTTTCCAGTTCTGACTTGTTTCAGGAGAACAAATGCCTGTGGGACGGTCCACGCTTTCAGGAGGAACATGCCCCTCCATCTTTGAAAGCCGAAACTAACTTGAGAAAGGAGAATTTGCATACGGATAGTGGTCTCCTGGCGTTGGTCTGGCGAGACAGAAAGTCCGTGACTATGCTGAATACGATGCACTCTGCTGCAATGTCTGAAACTGGCAAACGGAATCGTGCGGGGGACCCCATCATAAAACCTGATGTTGTACTGGACTACAACAGAGCAATGAGTGGGGTGGATAGATCCGATCAGCTGGCCACAACGCACAAATCTGCACAAAGATTCGGAAAATGGTACAAAAAAGTATTTTTGTACCTTGTGTATATGGCACTCATGAACACACATCTGATCTGTGTGGCAAATGCCGGGTGGCGAAGCAACTTGATTCGCATTTCGCGAGGCTTTGATAAATGA